Part of the Cuniculiplasma divulgatum genome, TTCTCTTCTTTTGATGCTTCTTCCTTCTTGCCTGATGTTCCAGAATAGAGAACCTGTTCTGTTTTGCTTCTGTCTCTGTACACAGTTATTCCCTTGCAGTGTAGGTCCTTGGCCAGCCTGTAAGCCTTACCAATATCTTCTGGTGTTGCATCGTTAGGCAAATTTATGGTCTTTGATACACCTGAATCACAATATTTCTGGAATGTTGCCTGCATAAGTACATGCCATTCTGGATCAATTTCATGGGCAGTTTTGAAAAGCCTCTTAAGATCTTCTGGAAGGTCTATCTTTGAAAGATTTCCAGTTGTTGCAACGTCCTGCATCAATTTCTCAGAGTATAGATTTCTCTTTTTCATTATCTCCTCAAACAAAGGATTTACTTCTATTAACTCCTGACCATTCAATACATGCCTCATAAATGCTATGGCAAAAAGTGGTTCTATTGATGATGAACAGCCAGCTATAATAGATATTGTGCCTGTTGGTGCGATTGTTGTGGTAGTAGAGTTTCTCATAAGTATGTCTTCTTTTTCATATTCAGAACCATACCATCCCGGGAACACTCCCCTTTCAATGGCAAGATTCTGAGATTCCTTGTGTGATTCCAAATCAAGGAAACTCATTACATTCTCAGCTATCTTCAATGCCTCCTCGCTGTCATATGGAACGCCCAGCATGATGAGCATATCTGCAAAGCCCATTATTCCAAGCCCAATCTTCCTTGTTTTCCTTGTCATTTCCTTAATCTGCCTGACAGGGAAGTTGTTTGCATCCACAACGTTATCAAGGAATCTTGTTGACATATGGACTGTTTCCCTGAGTCTATCCCAGTCAATTGTGTTGTCCTCCTTAACGAACTTAGCCAGATTTATTGAACCCAGATTGCATGATTCATATGGCATAAGAGGCTGTTCACCACATGGGTTTGTTGCTTCTATATCTGCTATATTTTTTACCGGGTTTGCCCTGTTGATTTCATCGAGGAAAATTAACCCAGGATCTGCTGTTTTCCATGCGTGAGTTATTATGGAATCCCACATCGTTCTTGCCTTTATTCTTGATACAACCTTTCCAGTTTTTGGATTCTTGAGATCAACATATCCATCACTGTCAAGTTTTTCGAAGAACTCATCCTCCATTCCAACTGAAATGTTGAAATTTTTAAGAATGGTGTTTTCAGAGTCCTTGCTGGTGATAAATTCCATTATATCTGGATGATCATATCTGAGGATTCCCATGTTGGCTCCTCTTCTTTTTCCACCCTGTTTAATGACTTCAGTGGTCGTATCGAAAATTTTCATGAAAGAAACAGGGCCTGATGCAACTCCCTTTGTGGAACCAACAATATCATCCTTATTTCTCAGTCTTGAAAACGAAAACCCTGTACCTCCTCCAGACTTATGTATTTCTGCTGTCTGTTTCACTGCTTCAAAAATTTCTTCTATACTGTCTCCAACCGGGAGCACGAAACATGCTGAAAGCTGAC contains:
- a CDS encoding adenosylcobalamin-dependent ribonucleoside-diphosphate reductase; translated protein: MIKSIKKRDGKIEDFDQTKISRAIYKAMLSLKFGNMRDAEILADKVVKELSARKEIPTVENIQDTVESVLMETQIDGRKFNEVAKAYILYREKRRFIREEKERLGVKDDLKLTLNAVKVLEARYLLKDEEGKIIETPDQMFRRVANHVGVIDALYDYANFQKKGTVREDGKKISNLLNTQIEVLERGFNELVNDGVLKGTFGQFMDFIYTKPTIAEDTIEKFHKMMKSLEYVPNSPTMMNAGARLGQLSACFVLPVGDSIEEIFEAVKQTAEIHKSGGGTGFSFSRLRNKDDIVGSTKGVASGPVSFMKIFDTTTEVIKQGGKRRGANMGILRYDHPDIMEFITSKDSENTILKNFNISVGMEDEFFEKLDSDGYVDLKNPKTGKVVSRIKARTMWDSIITHAWKTADPGLIFLDEINRANPVKNIADIEATNPCGEQPLMPYESCNLGSINLAKFVKEDNTIDWDRLRETVHMSTRFLDNVVDANNFPVRQIKEMTRKTRKIGLGIMGFADMLIMLGVPYDSEEALKIAENVMSFLDLESHKESQNLAIERGVFPGWYGSEYEKEDILMRNSTTTTIAPTGTISIIAGCSSSIEPLFAIAFMRHVLNGQELIEVNPLFEEIMKKRNLYSEKLMQDVATTGNLSKIDLPEDLKRLFKTAHEIDPEWHVLMQATFQKYCDSGVSKTINLPNDATPEDIGKAYRLAKDLHCKGITVYRDRSKTEQVLYSGTSGKKEEASKEEKKEKIAIIEKMTSEGKERKKMDTKYLRLEATFDPACPDGKCDK